The Amblyomma americanum isolate KBUSLIRL-KWMA chromosome 6, ASM5285725v1, whole genome shotgun sequence genome has a window encoding:
- the LOC144094537 gene encoding uncharacterized protein LOC144094537: MRLENALGLRGSPSFGGTRQRPPDALPSSRHNWHWRSYIERLFAGNRRLHERGGQAVDSVEVWAGEYLQDLAEIMDNSSRTALFNYVGYRLMVHLSPLLPDDAAFLVPLSHENAARAGSDRLQACGRLLERLFPFGTRVFLRMALGAEKRTRLEQLMEDAFNDTRRLLSERVMNAPWFNPVERVIAREKLADTQFVFLGAVRDLNVPTAYYDPNGPYFDGARLLTSYVEMQAHTRRLYYKPMTVGRQDWDFDNRYHVSSLRPGYEFVQGRNLLFVPYGVLAFARGVSQTLEAALEPVVTPFLLRGLLEAVDERGAWVDHQRRTRNWWSTATYRRFGALKDCFFGEYKAAMQAILGKVCQGQHWLYTRLASGVRGATMVHNLLQGGRQ, encoded by the exons ATGCGTCTGGAGAACGCACTGGGCTTGCGCGGCAGCCCGTCGTTCGGCGGCACTCGCCAGAGGCCGCCCGACGCACTGCCCTCCAGCAGGCACAACTGGCACTGGCGCTCGTACATCGAGAGGCTGTTCGCCGGCAACAGACGCCTCCATG AGCGCGGCGGACAGGCCGTGGATAGCGTCGAGGTGTGGGCCGGCGAATACCTCCAGGACTTGGCCGAGATCATGGATAACAGCTCGCGCACGGCGCTTTTCAACTACGTCGGCTACCGACTCATGGTGCACCTGTCGCCGCTCTTGCCCGACGACGCCGCTTTCCTGGTTCCGCTCAGCCACGAGAACGCTGCTAGGGCCGGCTCGGACAGGCTACAG GCATGTGGCCGCCTGCTGGAGCGGCTGTTCCCGTTCGGCACACGCGTCTTCCTGCGCATGGCGCTGGGCGCGGAGAAGCGGACTCGGCTGGAGCAACTCATGGAGGACGCCTTCAACGACACGCGCCGGCTTCTGTCCGAGCGCGTGATGAACGCGCCCTGGTTCAACCCCGTCGAGCGGGTCATCGCGCGCGAGAAGCTCGCCGACACGCAGTTCGTGTTCCTGGGCGCCGTGCGCGACCTGAACGTGCCCACGGCCTACTACGACCCCAACGGGCCCTACTTCGACGGCGCCCGGCTCCTGACCAGCTACGTCGAGATGCAGGCGCACACGCGCCGGCTCTACTACAAGCCGATGACGGTGGGCCGCCAGGACTGGGACTTCGACAACAG GTACCACGTGAGCAGCCTGCGTCCGGGCTACGAATTCGTCCAGGGCCGCAACCTGCTGTTCGTACCGTACGGGGTGCTGGCGTTCGCACGCGGCGTGTCGCAGACGCTGGAAGCAGCCCTGGAGCCGGTCGTGACGCCGTTTCTGCTGCGCGGCCTGCTCGAGGCCGTGGACGAACGGGGCGCGTGGGTGGACCATCAGCGCCGCACCCGCAACTGGTGGAGTACGGCCACATACAGGCGCTTCGGCGCGCTCAAGGACTGCTTCTTCGGCGAATACAAGGCCGCCATGCAGGCCATTCTGGGCAAGGTCTGTCAGGGTCAGCACTGGCTGTATACACGACTTGCAAGTGGCGTCAGGGGTGCCACGATGGTGCACAATCTTCTACAGGGCGGGAGGCAATAA